TTTTTTTGGACTTCTTATCGCATTTCTTATTCAGCTAAAAAATAATGCACAAGGTGATGATCCAAAGGCTCTTGAGTCTGCCTTAATTGGTAAGGCTATACCATCTTTTCAGTTACCTTCACTACTTGACCCACAAAAAACAGTAGATGATAGTTTAGTAAAAGCAGGAAAACCTCGTTTACTCAACGTATGGGCGACTTGGTGCCCAACCTGTATAGCAGAGCACTATTACCTTACTGAGCTTGCAAAACAAGGAGTAGAGATTATTGGTGTTAATTATAAAGATGAGCAAGAAAAGGCCTTAAAATTCTTATCAAACAACAAAAACCCTTATATCAATGTTATTTTTGACCGAAGAGGTTCTCTTGGGCTAGATCTAGGCGTTTATGGTGCACCTGAAACTTTTATTATTGATGGCAATGGTATTATTCACTACCGCTATGCAGGTGATGTAAATGAAAATGTCTGGCAAACTATTTTAAAACCGATTTATGAGAAATTAAAATAAATGAAAAAATGGCTTTTACTTCTACTACTTCCAACGCTAAGTATAGCAACCATTGAACCACAGCAATTCGATAGCCCTCAGCAAGAGGCAGACTATCGAGCATTAATTCAAGAATTACGCTGTCCCCAGTGCCAAAACAACAATATTGCCGACTCTAACGCAACAATTGCCGAAGATATGCGTTATAAAAGTTTAGAACTATTGAAACAAGGAAAAAATAAAGAAGAAGTCATTCACTATATGGTTGAACGATATGGTAATTTTGTTACTTATGATCCGCCAATTACGCCAGCAACCATTTTTCTTTGGTTAATGCCATTGTTGCTTATCAGTATAGGGATTTTAATTATGGCTAGCCGCCGAAAATTAGCTACTCAAGCTAAAAATTCCTCACCAAAAACAATAAATAATCTCGATCATACTCGCCTTCAACAAATTTTGAACGAGCAAGGCAATAAGGACAAATAATGAAATTTTGGATAATTTTAGCTTTCATCACTCTAATAATTAGCTGTATAGCATTCTATCCTCTACTGAAAAAAAATCTGCATATTAACAACCAAAAACGAGATAAATTAAATAAAGCTTTCTATTTCAACCGCTTGCAAGAAGTTGAACGAGAGGCGAATGAGGGGATAATTGACGATCCAGAACAGACAAAATTAGAACTACAACAAAGCCTTTTGGAAGATATTCCAACGGATAACGAACTCTCCCTTTCTCACAAAAATTCTCTCGGTAAAATTTGGTTTATTGGTTTACTCCTTACCCTTGGTACAGTAAGTACAGCCGTTTATCTAAACGTTGGATCTTGGTTTGTTGGCACAATGGTAGAAAATAATCATAAAAAATTAGACTATTTCTACGAGCGGCTTAAGAATGAAGAGAATGAACCACTTTCTTCCGAAGAAATCAATCAATTCGCTATTGCATTACGTGTAGAATTACAATCTCGCCCACAAGATGATAGTGCGTGGTTCTTACTAGGACAAATCGGAATGGCGACAGAAAATTTCTCAATGGCACTAGAAAGTTATGCTAAAGCCACTGAAATCAAACCTAATAACCTACTATATAAACAAAAATATGCCGAAATGCTTATGTCATCTAATGATCCTAAAGACAAAATGGCTGGTGAAAAAATTATCTTTACAATAATCAACCAAGATCCAAGCAATCTCGGGGCATTACGATTACTCGCTTTTTCACAATTTGAAAAGGGCGAATTTGAAATGGCAGCCAAAACGTGGGAAATGATGCTCAAACTATTACCCGAGAATGACTCAAGCAGAACAGTTATTGAACGTAGTATTCAATCGGCTTTATCACTGATGAAAGCTCAACACAGTAGTCCACCAGTGCAACCTTCCCCTTTACCGAAACAACCATAAGAAATCGCTTTAAGCTATTTTAATAGCGGTGAGATAAACACAATTTTTTACATTAAAAATAAAAGGGCTGATTAATATCAGCCTTTTTATTTATGTTTATTAAACCTTCTCTAAAAGAGTAAAATCACCAATGCAAGCGCTGTACCAGCGGCAATTATCCAACGACCTTGTGTAAATAATTTCGATCTTAGTGGGAACATTAAAAACGCACTTAATGCAAAAAATAGTAAACAGAAACCGAATAATGTTCTCAACCACGCATAACGATAAGTTGAATTACCTTTATGTAGATCAACTAATGTTTGTAGCCATTTTGGGTAGGACAACAACGTATAATTAGCCATACGAGAAGCTTTGTTATAAGTTCCTTGCTCAAAATAAACCAAATCTCCCTCAGTTTTTAAAATCTTAAATTCTTTAATTTTTAACGCCTTTCCTAGATCTGTTTTACCTAAATCAATCGCTTCAGCTTGCTCCACAGACAATGCTTTTTCTATATGAACAGGATATTTAAACAAATTAATATCCCGATAAATCAATATCATTCCACTAATTGAATACATTGCCATAATCACTAAAAGAAAAAAACCTAAATAACGATGAACCTTGCGTACAACAGTATTGATCTGATTTTCCATTTCTACGTCCTCTCACAAAATATTAAAAAATAAGTAATGCGTATCATTCTTATCAATTTAAGATTGCCTATTATACGAAATTTATCAGACGAATAACTATCATTTTTAAAAGTCAGACCATTAGGAAAGGGAAGTAAAAGAAAGGAAATACAGTGAAATATAGAACAATAGCCGCATAAAGAATCGGCACGCTAATCACCAAATTTTGTGGGCGGACAAAATAATTGTGAACTAAAATGAATGAAACATGTATTTTTTCTAGGGCAATTCCAAATAAGTGACAAAATATATATAAACTAGTAAAGGCATCACAAGTTAGTATATAGTTTATAAAGTAACAAAATAGTTTTAAACTATCATCTGCTTTCTCTATTTAAAAATAGAGTAGTCATAATTTCTACTCTGCATAGGATTAAAATTGAAACCAAGCCATTTTTTCTCAGTCTCTAGCTCAACCTTCCCCTCCTAAACCGTCTCCTCAACACTTCTCATTAATGAAGAAAACTGTTCATTATCTTGTTTGAGTCGCTCAATTATTTGTTTGGCGGCAATTTGCATCTCTGGCACTTCCATAGGGGATGCCCCCTCTCAAATACTCCTGAGAGGTGAGAATACTCATTGTTAATCCTGTCAATTAAGACAGCAGGAATACTATCTTCACCCAAAAATGCACTTAGGGTTTTTAGCGTCATACCTTGATCAGGATATCTATAATAGAGAAAAATCTCGAAAAACTTCCTCGCATTGTTTGCAAAATTATAAAAGGTCACATAGTTGGTATCATCGATAGTATCAAGAGAGGCACATTTACAGATCTGATGGAATAGGTAGTTAAACTCGGTCACATAATCTTTTAAGTTCGAAGGCATGGCCTGTAAGGAAGATTTTTTATCTTGTCTAGCCACAATAAAGTAAGCTTTCTGATATTTTTTCACCTTGCCGCCTTCGGGAGTAAAATAATTACCTTCCAGCCTCTTTAGATATTTCAAGAAATCAAGGTTGTGTGTTGATACAAACAGTTGTGCAAACTTACCCTTCTCGACCACTTCCGCATTTAATAGGCTATAAATAAAGAAAATATGGTTGCCATCGAGCGAGGAGATGGGATCATCAATCCAAATAATGGGTTTTGAGTCTTTGGTTGCGATATCATCCAACTTGGCCAAAAAGTAGCAAAATGCCAGCAAGCTGCATTCACCTTCACTAAGGTGATAAGCTTTCTTACCGTCACGGAGCACTTCAAACCGAATACGTTTTACATCTTGCGTTGGCCCCTCACCCTTTTTAGCCTCCAGTGTCAAAAATTGATGCCCGAAAAAATTATTTAGATATTCATTTACCTTTTTAGCCCCTTTTTCTTCATCATTCAGTTCACGTTTCTTAGCCATAACTTGTGCTTGTTGAGCCTCGTCTCTTTTTTGCTGTAAGGCTTCAATTGAATTGAGTTGTGTTTGGTAATCAATCGTAAGCAAATACTCAGCGACCTCTTTCAATCGCAAGTTGGCTTTGGCCTTGGTTTGTTCGCCAGCTAATGAGCTGCTAAATAACTCTGATTGGGCGCAAAGGTCACTATACTCCTGCCAAATTTGCATTAGATTCGCTGTACCATCAGCGGGGCTCTCATAGTCTTTAACGTTTAAAATATCACCTTTTCGCGCCCTCAGCTGCTTGGCTAAATTACCTAAAGCAAATTGATAGTCTTTGATTGCTGCTTTTAACCTTAAATCCAAGGCGGTTAGTTGTGAGTGAAACTTGGAATAAAAAACAGATTGATCAATGGTAAGTGCGTCATGAACTCTTTGATTCTCGGTTTCTATCTTAGCAAGTAACGCATCAATTGACTTTTCTAATAGCTCAGATTCTACATCAAAGTGCTTATCAAGCTCAGCCCATCGTTCAGCCGAAATTTCATTGTCGCAAAATGCGCACTTTTCATGCTTATTTCGATGATTAGTACGACCTTCATTAACCCAACGGTTAAGCACTGCATCTTTTACTAATTCCTGAATTTTGTCAGACTCACTGATGGGCTTGGTTATTAGCGTTTCAACTTGTTGTGCCAAGCTCAAAAAACTTAGCTGAGGTGAATAAAATTTAGGTATTGCAAGCAAAACCCTTTCATCAATCAGCTTTTCGTGCTCGCTCACTTGCTCTGATGTTAACTGCTGAAAATCAGGGCTACTAACAGTTGTGATATCGGTCTTTAATTTGGTAATGGTATAATTTTGGTCACCAAAACGTTCAGGCTTATATTTAATACCAATATCTCTATTAGTCGCTTTATCACTCAATTGCTTTTCTAGATTATCCTTTAACTGATTATAGGATCCTAAAGCATCATGATATTCATCAGCGGCCTGTTTTTTATCTGCAAACAGACCAGTTTCCTGACCTTCAACATTAGAGCCCAACTCCACTTCAAGAATTTTAATCTCTTGTTCAATCTTATTATTGTCATCACCTAAAATAGCAAGTGGTTCAATACTGTCATCTGGATTGGTGATAAATCGAAGGTTATCTCTAATAAAGTCTTCGTTGAAGACACGAATATTCTTGCTATTGCTGGATAAGGATGCCAGTGTCACGACTGATTTATCAGTAAATTTCAGTTCAAATGAAGGCCCCCATATTTATCTGATAAATAACCAGTCTCTAGAGCACGGATAATGCGGGATAGAGTAGTCTTCCCAGAATAGTTACGACCATAGATAATATTAATATCAACAAAGTTTTGAACGGAACCACCATTATTTCTTACTTCGGAATCCCAATTGAAATCATCAAATACACCAAGCTTCTTAATATACGGAATATTCTTTATCATCGTAAACAAATCTCCTCTCTGCCATCATCTCAACATAAAGTACCTTTATGCATGAATCTCAAATATGACAGCTTTAAAACTATTATTCATATAAACACCGTATTAATAATTAGTATCTCGATATTAAAGAGCTTATAACTCGTTATCCATACATGGGCGAAGGTAATTCAGGATATGCCCTATATATATGAAGAAATACCCGCTCAGTAATATCTGAAATTTCATCCTCTTCATATTTCTCAATGGGTAATCCTGTTCTTTCATCATAAAGAAAGTCAAATATCTGTTGCTTAACAGCATCGCACGTTGATTCTTTTTATTGCCAGTTCGCAATTTTTAACCGCTCTGTCTTAAGCTTTTCTAATAATATAATGGCAATTTTTTTATCCTAGAAATATCTTTTGGCTGCAAATCAGACTTACTAAGGAGATCAAATAATACTAAAGACTCCTCATCTAGGCCTTCCCTGATTGAACGTTTCTCTTCATGGGAGAGAGCTTCATTCAATTTTAATAAGGCTTCAAAAGTCTTCTCAATAACTATACGATCCTTTTCTTGATTATATTCCTTAACCAACTTTTCGTAGTGCTCTTGATAATCGATACGTAATGGGTTTTGCATCATAAGCCGGACTAATCTCTTCTCAACCACTGTTTTAAGCGATTGTACCGTTGTATTCTTTCGTTCCGATCGAGCGAACTCTTGACGAAGCCGTTCGAAATCAATCTGGCTAATATCATAGATTCGACCATCATCTAGTTTTGGCTCTTTAGTCTTATATGTTGTAGTATCAATACTAGCATCAACTATCTCATACAGATCTTTCATAATACCTGAAATATCAGCTTTATACCTGAAATATCAGCTTTCTCTTTATCCGCCTGCAAACTTTTATAGAGGATGTTAATTGCATCACGTAAATCACGATAATCATTAATACCTACCGCATTAATACAGGCTTTAAACTTATTAAATACTTCTCGGGTCATTATCTCAAAACGTTTCCTCGTTTCATCATTTTGATTAATAATTTCTTTGGCCTGAGCGATCACTGCATTCTTGGCAAAGCCTATTTCTGTAATAATCTGGCTTAACTCACAATCATGCTTGCGTAAAAACTCAACAACAAAACCAATAGATTCATTTAGATCCTCTAGTAATTCTACCTTAGGCTTTGCAGGCATACTCTCACCTTCACCGCCACCGTGCCCCTCATCACCAGCTCCGGCAAAAGTTGCTAAGGCTTTACGTAGATTTTTTAATATGCCACAGTAGTCCACAACCAGCCCATTATTCTTTCCTTCTGATATTCGGTTTGCTCTAGCAATAGCCTGCATCAAGGTATGGGCCTTCAATGGCTTATCTAAATAAAGAGTAGACAATGTTGGTACATCAAATCCAGTTAACTACATAGCACACACTACAGCTACTCTAAATGGATGTTCACTAGATTTAAACGCATCTTCCATATTCAACCGAGAACCATCAGCAAGTTCAAACCCTTCCTTGAGCAACTGTCTATGAGGTTTAATATCTAGCCCCCATTTTTCGAACTTAGCAATTTCTCCTTGTTCCTCACTGACTACAACAGCCATCCGAGATTCTTTCATCCATGTTAGTTGACGCTCTCGCCAAGCTAAGTCCTGTTCATCAATTGCCAACATAAGCTCTTTTTCTTTAACTTTTATATCTTGTTGCCAGTAAAGTTCTATCAATTTGTACATACGCACGCAAGTAATTTTGTCAAGGCATACAAACATAGCTTTACCCGTTTCCCATGCATTAGAATAGTGTGCCACAAAATCACGGGCAATATGATCTAGCCTACTCGTTGCTGTAATGATGTGATAATCACGCTTTAGTTCTCTCTCCAATCTCTGCTGGACATCTACATCTTCAATTCATCCAATTTTTCCGCTATGCGCTCATTAATGCCTTTAGGGTCTGCAACCGTATGCTCATTACCATCCTCATCGATGAATACCAACTCTTCACCACGGGCATCATAGTACAAAGGTACTGTTGCTTTATCTTCAACAGCTCTCTGAAAATCATAAGTCGAAATGTAATCACCAAAGACCTTCTTAGTAATCTCATCATCTTTAAATAAGGGCGTACCGGTAAAACCGATAAAATTAGCATTAGGCAATGCATTACGCATATTTAATGACAAGATCCCATATTGTGTGCGGTGTGCCTCATCAGTCATAACAATAATATCATCACGCTCAGAGTAAGGATCTTTAGGATCTACTTTTTCGTTAAACTTTTGAATCAAAGTAAACACAAATGCCTTTTGCTGGCTAATTAGTGCTTTCAGGTCTTTACCACTATCCGCACGCCAGGGATCTTTATCATTATCTACCAAACCGCAGCCTGCGAAGGTTTTATAAATTTGTGTATCAAGGTCACTTCGGTCGGTCAGAACCACAAAGGTATAATTTCCACCTAGCTTTCTACGCACCATCTGAGCAAAAAACACAATAGAATAGGACTTGCCAGAGCCTTGAGTATGCCAAAAAACCCCTAGCCTCCCCATCTTCTCTCCACGATTAATTACCGCATCAATAGCACGGCAAACACCAAGATATTGGTGATTACGGGCAATAATTTTAACCAAACGACCAGAGCTTTGGTCAAACAAAGTGAAGTTTTCAAAAATATTCATAAGATTGATTTTGGAGCAGGTACCCTTCAATAAGGTTTCCATATCTACTACACCAGGCTCACTTTCATTCAAACGTTTCCAATCATTGAAATGTTCAAATTTACTAGAAACCGAACCAATCTTAGCATCAATTCCATTGCCCACAATAATGAAAGCATTATGGTAAAAAAGGTGCGGCACAGTATCTTTATAGTCAGCAAGATTCTGTTCGTAGGCAGCACGAATGTCCTTATGAACATTTTTCACTTCCATAAATAATAGAGGGATGCCATTCACAAAACCTATAAGATCTGCCCTGCGACGATAAATATCACCTTTAATCCAAAACTCTCGTACCAATAAAAAGTGATTATTTTCATAATTATCAAAATCAAATAGGCGAAGTCTCTTCTTTACTCGCTCACCTTTTTCGTTATTAAAGCTCACCTCCACACCATTTTTATGAAGACAATACTTCTCCTTATTCACAGCAACAATGTTAGTAGATGATGGATTTTCACAAACCACTCGCAACGCCTCTTGATATGCGACATCTGGTAATCCAGGATTTAACTCAATCAATTTTTTGCCTAAATAGCGAGTCAACACAATCTCTCGTTCTGAAGTTCGCCCTAAGTCACCTTCTCTACCTAGTTTTTCATACATGCCCAAAACAGATTTATCCCACTTCAACTGATTCAATAGGTAATCTGCAGTAACTTCCTGTACTAAGGATTCTTCTGTCATGGCCATAATTAGATCCTTCTACTTATTATTTATTACTTGGTAACGTACTGGACGGTTAATTTTTTTCACCCCTCCAGCTTCTTCAGCGCGTTTCAACCACTCTGTTACCTGAGATTTATGCAACTGTGTCTTTTCAATCAATACATCAATAGCCACTGGCTCACTAGCTAAATATTCAAGCTCAGAGATAAATAACTGATAAAAATCTATTGTATTTCGTTGTTTGATATCATTATTTGAAAGCTGATCTGAATTAATTATTGTCTCTTCCTGTTTTTCATTTTCTGTAACTTCGCCCTCTAGCTGGATAATTTCTTCTTTAGCCTTAGTTTTTGAACAAGAATTAGAATCCTCCTCAGCAAATAACTCTGGCTGCATGGGGATAGAAAAAAGATCCTCCATTGCCCCCTTCACATGATTCGAGCGAGTTGCTGATGCACACATCAGATCTGAAATCTTAAAGGCTCCAATATTTACCTCTAGCCAACGGCCACCTTTGGTTACCAAAGCGCTATTAGCTGCATCTTTATCGGTAGTTTGTTTAACCCACAGTGGTACCCAAGATTTTTTTAAATTTTCTTCTGCACCATTGAGTGTTCCACCTTTCTTACCCGAATGAATTACTAAAGAACTATCAGCTAGGCAATAGATATATTTGTTTCTTGCCATTGCATGGCCGGCATTAAACCCAGCTTCAGGATAGAAAGGTGAGACTAACACTACATTGCCCCCCATCAAGCCTTTACGCCATTTACTGCTAGTCGAAGCTTTTAGTAAGCTATCCGCCATTACACCAATTACCACACCACCTTGCTTTGCAGCTCCCAGCATTGCAGCTTCATCAACACCACGAGCACCACCAGAAATAATAGCAATCCCTTCTGATGCTGCTTTAGCTCCCACTTGATTAGTAAAAGCCAAGTCAGATCCACTAGCATTACGCGAACCGATCACTGCTAGCCCTCCGGCATTTAATAATGTTTTGTTACCGCAGCCAAACAATACTGGTGGGGAATCTATTTTCAACCTCTGCTTTAAGTATCTTGGATATTCCGGATCAGAGCGAGTCACTATCCAAAGACCAGCACGATGCCACTTTTCCATGGCAAGCGCAAGACTATGACCACGGTTTAACAGTTCAATGATTCTTTCTGCACTAATTCGTTTATCGTACCAACCTTGTAACAAGGCTTTAGGCTCTGCAATCAGTAAATCAGCTGGGGTGATAGATTTATCTTTCAACCATACTGCAAAACGGCCCCATTCAGTATTAGTAAGCGGCTTAATGCTTTCAGTACTAGCTTTTGAAAAGTAACAAGTCAACAATAAAGTCGCCTGAGCCGTAGGGGATAATAAGTTAGATATATTCATTAATCTTTTACCGAAGAAGAAGCAAGTGCAGCGGGGTAAACGACGCCGCTACCTGCTTTTTGTAAGAGTGCTGCAATGACTGTCAATGTCCAACCAGAATCAACGATGTCATCTACTAATAAAACTGGCTCACCAGAATACACCCGAGTAACGTGAAAGACACCATCAAGATTTTGACATTGATGAAATCTATTCTGCTGCCCTTTTTGAGGCTGATTATCTTTAACTTTACTGACAGCATCCACAAATGGAATTCCTAATTTTACTGCCAAACGATGAGCAAAGTTAGGCACTAAATTAGGATGATTACGGGACGGAACGCAACATACCCAACGAGGCGCAGGATTTGGCTGCCAACGTTGCTGAATCATTTCAGCCATAGCATCAACTAGTTCATCACAGAAATAGCCTACATGTTTATTATCAGCAACCAGCCTCCCCCACCCTGAATCTCCCCAGCGGGATAAAACACGACCTTCCTGAGCTCGAAGCTGCACAGGTAAGCTTCCTCTAAAGCCGTACTCCATAAATGCATTAGCTGCCACCTGAGCTTTTGGAACGATCACCATTTCTGCGTGTTTTATGAAGGTAGCTGCATGATGTGCAAGCACAGGATCTGTCATCACATTAATAATAGGCAGCCCTAAACAAGATGCACATTTCCCGCAAGGTGTAGGGTCATAATCATCCAATGCGTTGCGTAAAAATGTCATTTTACAACCCGCATCATTAAGATACGCCTGAACCTCTTGCCATTCCTGAATACGTTGCCCAGTTAAATGGGCAATCCGAGCACGATCCATTTGATAGTGCACAGCTGTTCTAAACCAACGACTACTATTCTTAATCACAGGTGAGGGGTTTTCAACGCTCAGTAATTTAAGTACCTTGTCAATCTGGCCATTACGCAAATTTGTTTTTTCCTCAATACCTCGAAGCGTCAAACCATCACTATTTTCCAAAACTTGCAAAATTTCATTCACCTGTACCTCTGATGGAAAAGCTGAATCTCTAAAAAATTCGTGAATATTTTGGTCTTCTATCCCCGACATCAGAATGCCAATTGCATTATCGATTCCACGCCCTGCACGCCCAACCTGTTGATAATAGGCTACGATAGAACCTGGAGCTTGATAATGAATCACAAAACTTAAATCAGGCTTATCGTATCCCATTCCAAGTGCCGTGGTTGCTACTAATACCTTAATATTATTCTCTATCAGTTCATTTTCTAAATATTGTCGATAAAGATGTGTATCTTCTTTTCCTTCAGAATTAACAAAATTAGGATGTGTTACACCACTGTAATAGGCCCGCGCAGATATGTTATTCTGCATCAACCATTTTGAAACCATTTCAGCATCACGTTGAGTCAATACGTAAATAATACCCGTACCATGCAATGTGGGTATCACCTGTGCTAACCATGCTAGACGTGAAGCCTGGTCAGGTAATACCATAGTTTGTAATGCAAGGCTTTCCCTTATCAATGGTCCTCGCTGAATTTGGATATCACCCAACTGAGTTTGAATGTCTTCAACTACGCGATTATTAGCAGTTGCTGTTGTACCCAGAACTGGCGTATTAGCAGGTAACTGGCGAAGAATATTAACAATACGTCTGTAGTCCGGGCGGAAATCATGTCCCCAGTCAGAAATACAGTGCGCTTCATCAATCACCATCAAAGCAATATGGTCTGCAATAGGCTGTAAAACAGTTTCTATAAATTGATCATTGGCTAATCGTTCTGGGGAAATCAGCAAGCAGTCAACCTGATTATTTAGAATCCGTTGCGTGACCAACTGCCAATCATCAGTATTGGTTGAATTCATAGTCTCCGCGATAATACCCAAACGGGCAGCCGACTCAATCTGATTGCGCATCAATGCTAATAGTGGAGAAACAATAATGGTTGGCCCCATTCCTCGATCACGAAAAATTCTAGTACTGATAAAATAAACAGAGCTTTTCCCCCAACCAGTGCGTTGCACTACTAACAATTTCTGGCGATGATTCACCAATGCATCAATGGCCTCCCATTGGCCAT
This portion of the Vespertiliibacter pulmonis genome encodes:
- a CDS encoding RecQ family ATP-dependent DNA helicase, translating into MNRDEAQQLLKTALANPVVEFRDGQWEAIDALVNHRQKLLVVQRTGWGKSSVYFISTRIFRDRGMGPTIIVSPLLALMRNQIESAARLGIIAETMNSTNTDDWQLVTQRILNNQVDCLLISPERLANDQFIETVLQPIADHIALMVIDEAHCISDWGHDFRPDYRRIVNILRQLPANTPVLGTTATANNRVVEDIQTQLGDIQIQRGPLIRESLALQTMVLPDQASRLAWLAQVIPTLHGTGIIYVLTQRDAEMVSKWLMQNNISARAYYSGVTHPNFVNSEGKEDTHLYRQYLENELIENNIKVLVATTALGMGYDKPDLSFVIHYQAPGSIVAYYQQVGRAGRGIDNAIGILMSGIEDQNIHEFFRDSAFPSEVQVNEILQVLENSDGLTLRGIEEKTNLRNGQIDKVLKLLSVENPSPVIKNSSRWFRTAVHYQMDRARIAHLTGQRIQEWQEVQAYLNDAGCKMTFLRNALDDYDPTPCGKCASCLGLPIINVMTDPVLAHHAATFIKHAEMVIVPKAQVAANAFMEYGFRGSLPVQLRAQEGRVLSRWGDSGWGRLVADNKHVGYFCDELVDAMAEMIQQRWQPNPAPRWVCCVPSRNHPNLVPNFAHRLAVKLGIPFVDAVSKVKDNQPQKGQQNRFHQCQNLDGVFHVTRVYSGEPVLLVDDIVDSGWTLTVIAALLQKAGSGVVYPAALASSSVKD